A DNA window from Gigantopelta aegis isolate Gae_Host chromosome 4, Gae_host_genome, whole genome shotgun sequence contains the following coding sequences:
- the LOC121371992 gene encoding membrane frizzled-related protein-like, with product MIELLPVEVVWILGVFLHMVIGDGDKCEYHFSYKKQMSGNFKSPKFPKFYPELITCHYYFDAATDGRIQIDFDVFELEPMAKDDTACRFDYVDIFSVDRMGYKTLLSRFCGSEKPEAITSIQSRLEIIFVSDYTKTANGFLGQYTFLDDTWQPFGPPTQGCGSETLTGAGGVISSPNFPSPFPGNTKCTWLIKVKEGYQIFIHHLALDIGESAQCDEKHLLIYNGFATPDMVPEERLCGQLHSYHPSMKEFLSSSSRVVIRFISTSANTERSKGFQLVWSAVRLPEDGTCAQFTCAGGQHCYEPAICMPLERYCIDESLHCDGVPNCGPFDDSDERKCLREILIVAACIGFPSFAIIGLIVTVVYCYRTKRVKKSMSQEQPLANKKLSSRDSMTPTRSQCMMHTSFIDGKPIEERNFDRADNGTLPVHIEPLKTHQKRASYHMMKQNDLEDGGGLQVIRENTL from the exons ATGATTGAGCTACTTCCTGTGGAAGTAGTATGGATTCTGGGAGTTTTTCTGCATATGGTGATAG GTGATGGTGACAAATGTGAATACCATTTTTCCTACAAGAAACAGATGTCGGGTAACTTCAAGTCCCCGAAGTTTCCCAAGTTTTACCCCGAGCTGATCACATGTCACTACTACTTTGATGCTGCCACAGATGGTCGGATACAAATAGATTTTGATGTCTTTGAACTGGAGCCCATGGCTAAAGATGACACGGC GTGTCGGTTCGACTACGTAGACATCTTCAGTGTTGATCGGATGGGCTATAAGACTCTGCTGAGCCGGTTCTGTGGCTCAGAAAAGCCGGAAGCCATCACCTCGATCCAGTCCCGGCTGGAGATCATCTTCGTGTCAGACTACACCAAAACGGCTAATGGCTTCCTCGGCCAGTACACCTTCCTTGATGACA CATGGCAGCCATTTGGTCCCCCCACTCAGGGTTGTGGGAGTGAAACCCTGACAGGAGCTGGGGGGGTGATATCATCCCCCAACTTCCCCAGTCCCTTCCCTGGCAACACCAAGTGCACATGGCTTATTAAGGTCAAGGAGGGATATCAGATTTTCATACACCATCTCGCATTAGATATAGGAGAAAGTG CTCAGTGTGATGAGAAGCACCTGCTCATCTACAACGGGTTCGCCACCCCGGACATGGTTCCCGAGGAGAGACTCTGTGGCCAGCTGCACAGCTACCACCCCAGCATGAAGGAGTTCCTCTCATCATCCTCCAGGGTTGTGATCAG GTTTATTTCCACATCTGCTAACACGGAGCGGAGTAAAGGTTTTCAGCTGGTTTGGTCGGCGGTCAGACTGCCAGAGGATG GTACGTGCGCCCAGTTCACGTGCGCAGGCGGCCAGCACTGCTACGAGCCGGCGATCTGCATGCCGCTGGAGCGGTACTGTATTGACGAGTCGCTGCACTGTGACGGGGTTCCCAACTGTGGACCATTTGATGACAGTGATGAGAGAAAAT GCTTGCGTGAGATCCTTATAGTGGCAGCGTGTATTGGTTTCCCGAGTTTCGCCATCATAGGGCTCATAGTTACCGTGGTTTACTGTTACCGGACGAAACGGGTGAAGAAGTCCATGTCGCAGGAACAGCCGCTAGCCAACAAGAAGCTGTCATCACGTGACTCGATGACGCCCACACGCAGCCAGTGCATGATGCACACGAGTTTCATCGACGGTAAACCGATAGAGGAGAGAAACTTTGACAGGGCGGACAATGGAACTTTGCCCGTTCATATTGAACCCCTGAAAACTCATCAAAAGCGTGCCTCCTATCATATGATGAAACAGAATGATCTGGAAGACG